One Streptomyces sp. NBC_01351 genomic region harbors:
- a CDS encoding NAD(P)-dependent oxidoreductase, with protein MDQPTVGVLHPGSMGAAVAACAAANAMSVLWCAEGRSPASAGRAERLGLEAVPTLQELLDRSDVVISLCPPAAAEDLARDVAAHGFTGLYLEANAINADRAVRIADLLGPKVAVVDGGVVGSPPVNGKTPTLYLSGAASATARVEALFAGTAVRTKVLGTEVGQASALKLAYASFQKASRVLVALAIGLAREHGVDQELIDIASRRTDSYLSEPEYIAKTAARAWRWGPELEEAADMLEAAGLPPEMLHAAASTLARWDDVKDDGKLTLTDALDRLARP; from the coding sequence ATGGACCAGCCCACCGTCGGCGTCCTCCACCCCGGCAGCATGGGCGCCGCCGTCGCGGCGTGCGCCGCGGCCAACGCGATGTCCGTCCTCTGGTGCGCCGAAGGGCGCAGCCCGGCGAGTGCAGGACGAGCAGAACGGCTCGGCCTGGAAGCGGTGCCGACGCTGCAGGAACTGCTGGATCGTTCGGACGTGGTGATCAGCCTCTGCCCGCCAGCCGCAGCCGAGGACCTGGCCCGCGACGTTGCTGCCCACGGCTTCACCGGCCTGTACCTGGAGGCCAACGCCATCAACGCCGACCGCGCAGTACGGATCGCGGATCTCCTCGGGCCGAAGGTGGCCGTGGTCGACGGCGGCGTCGTCGGTTCCCCGCCGGTGAACGGCAAGACGCCGACCCTGTACCTGTCCGGCGCGGCTTCTGCGACCGCTCGCGTGGAGGCGCTCTTCGCTGGCACCGCGGTGCGGACGAAGGTGCTGGGCACCGAGGTCGGCCAGGCGTCCGCGCTGAAGCTGGCGTACGCCAGCTTCCAGAAGGCCTCGCGCGTGCTGGTGGCCCTGGCGATCGGGTTGGCCCGCGAACACGGCGTCGACCAAGAGCTCATCGACATCGCCTCCCGCCGCACCGACTCGTACCTCTCCGAGCCCGAATACATTGCGAAGACAGCGGCACGTGCATGGAGGTGGGGGCCCGAGCTGGAGGAAGCCGCCGACATGCTCGAGGCCGCCGGCCTTCCCCCCGAGATGTTGCACGCGGCCGCGTCCACGCTGGCCCGGTGGGACGACGTCAAGGACGACGGCAAGCTCACGCTCACCGACGCGCTCGATCGGCTCGCCCGGCCGTAG
- a CDS encoding helix-turn-helix domain-containing protein, translating to MSDLNKAVDALVDRDPDLPAPPVRRQLRLADGLTQQQLADALQVKRLTILRWESGQTEPRQPWRDAYARLLRRLAEKHPEAVEVPDAG from the coding sequence ATGTCGGATCTGAACAAGGCCGTTGATGCCTTGGTCGACCGCGACCCCGACCTTCCCGCTCCGCCCGTCCGGAGACAACTCCGCCTCGCAGATGGCCTGACACAGCAACAGCTGGCCGATGCGCTCCAGGTGAAGCGTCTGACGATCTTGCGCTGGGAGTCGGGCCAGACAGAGCCCCGCCAGCCTTGGCGTGATGCTTATGCCCGTCTCCTTCGTCGACTGGCCGAGAAGCACCCAGAAGCGGTGGAGGTGCCCGATGCGGGCTGA
- the tcmP gene encoding three-Cys-motif partner protein TcmP, giving the protein MRRVEELRERTVWKSDPHTQVKHLVYRHYLQCWMAKILQKFPEATIVDGFAGPGVYNDGPPGSSIVVAKTFLEHSAHRRFNRLNLICLEERPDRVDELKRQFALLPRSPQLNISVQPPGTFAVEQRRLSVLAHRGRRETPVLWLIDPFDLKSAPFSLIRQCLATPRAEVLFTLFTNELHRFCQRDGFDKTMTAYFGGDHWRDVTIERRAGVRKEAFATVYQQGLRDEGLFTGSFGIKISNQSARYHLILATHSEAGLKCWAPVTWKLDTYSGQGASADTADALSLFDAASVVDRLELALRAHAGTEQRWEALSSEAARLNHMDKHLRQVLDNLAAQGLAFRVDPVRARTAWPEGCTVRFYAPEDVADEAS; this is encoded by the coding sequence ATGCGGCGAGTGGAGGAACTTCGTGAGCGGACCGTCTGGAAGAGCGATCCGCATACCCAGGTCAAGCACCTCGTATACCGACACTACCTGCAGTGCTGGATGGCGAAGATCCTCCAGAAGTTCCCAGAGGCCACCATCGTGGACGGCTTCGCAGGCCCCGGCGTCTACAACGACGGTCCGCCCGGCTCATCGATCGTCGTGGCCAAGACCTTCCTTGAGCACTCTGCCCACCGGAGGTTCAATCGGCTCAACCTGATCTGCCTCGAAGAACGGCCCGACCGGGTGGATGAACTGAAGCGGCAGTTCGCGCTCCTGCCTCGCTCGCCCCAGCTCAACATCAGCGTGCAACCGCCAGGCACGTTCGCGGTGGAACAGCGCCGCCTGTCCGTCCTCGCACACCGCGGCCGTCGCGAGACCCCCGTCCTCTGGCTGATCGACCCGTTCGACCTCAAGAGCGCACCGTTCTCTCTGATCAGGCAGTGCCTCGCCACCCCCCGTGCCGAAGTGCTGTTCACGCTCTTCACGAACGAACTGCACCGCTTCTGTCAGCGCGACGGCTTCGACAAGACGATGACCGCCTACTTCGGAGGGGATCACTGGCGTGACGTGACGATTGAGCGGCGCGCCGGGGTACGTAAGGAGGCGTTCGCCACCGTCTACCAGCAAGGTCTCCGGGACGAAGGCTTGTTCACCGGCAGCTTCGGCATCAAGATCAGCAACCAGAGTGCCCGCTACCATCTGATCTTGGCTACCCACAGCGAAGCTGGCCTGAAGTGCTGGGCCCCCGTCACCTGGAAGCTGGACACCTACAGCGGGCAAGGCGCCTCGGCGGACACAGCTGATGCCCTGTCCCTTTTTGATGCGGCTTCGGTGGTGGACCGGCTGGAGCTCGCCCTGCGCGCCCACGCTGGCACGGAGCAGCGCTGGGAGGCCCTCTCCAGCGAGGCCGCCCGGCTGAACCACATGGACAAGCACCTGCGCCAGGTCCTGGACAACCTGGCCGCGCAAGGGCTGGCCTTCCGCGTCGACCCGGTCCGTGCGCGCACCGCTTGGCCGGAGGGGTGCACCGTGCGCTTCTACGCCCCGGAAGACGTGGCAGATGAAGCGTCCTAG
- a CDS encoding TIGR02391 family protein, which translates to MTFTYIPPVPAEQIRQLPTRDVALLLLQHLASGTGLLQYGGTVGSARQAFQDEPDTNALVDRLSDAWAWLEAHALLSRVPSQSEAFRQLSRDGRGLAKDPEGITRFEAGQRLSGPLHPALEATVRTNFDLGDYETACFAAMKAVEVAVRDASGLDNSLVGVKLMRAAFQPHQNGKAGGPLADAGAEGGEQEAASALFAGAIGAYKNPASHRTVDFDDPIEAAEIIQFADLLLRQVERAKRRQAAATP; encoded by the coding sequence ATGACGTTCACGTACATACCGCCGGTACCGGCGGAACAGATCCGGCAGCTGCCCACCCGGGACGTTGCGCTCCTTCTGCTGCAGCACCTCGCCAGCGGCACCGGTCTCCTGCAGTACGGAGGGACGGTGGGCTCGGCCCGCCAGGCGTTCCAGGACGAGCCGGACACAAACGCCCTCGTGGACCGCCTTTCCGATGCCTGGGCCTGGCTGGAGGCGCACGCGCTGCTGTCCCGGGTGCCCAGCCAGTCGGAAGCCTTCCGCCAGCTTTCCCGCGACGGCAGGGGCCTGGCGAAGGACCCGGAGGGCATCACGCGGTTCGAAGCCGGCCAGCGGTTGTCCGGCCCGCTCCACCCGGCCCTGGAAGCCACGGTGCGCACCAACTTCGACCTGGGTGACTACGAGACGGCGTGCTTCGCCGCGATGAAGGCGGTCGAGGTCGCCGTCCGGGATGCCTCCGGACTCGACAACTCCCTGGTCGGCGTGAAGCTGATGCGTGCAGCGTTCCAGCCGCACCAGAACGGGAAGGCCGGCGGCCCGCTCGCCGATGCCGGAGCCGAAGGTGGTGAGCAGGAGGCCGCTTCCGCGCTGTTCGCCGGTGCCATTGGCGCGTACAAGAACCCTGCCAGCCACCGCACGGTCGACTTCGACGATCCGATCGAGGCGGCCGAGATCATCCAGTTCGCCGACCTGCTGCTGCGTCAGGTCGAACGCGCCAAGCGCCGTCAGGCCGCAGCGACGCCGTAG
- a CDS encoding HAD family hydrolase yields MHRLAIFDLDDTLIDRRSAVGSAVASLCLARDYEPAVEQWLRAELADRANPADFARLSTVFRLQEPAEELWQEYVDLMGAFAACRPTVLEGLAQLRAAAWTIGIATNGPSDIQRAKLAATGITELVEGIAVSGDIDARKPDRRLFDLAATRCGRRLSDGGWMIGDNPAGDIEGGRRAGLRTIWIRGRSWPDPLAEPHHAVDDVTDAIAILLNELPE; encoded by the coding sequence GTGCACCGCCTTGCGATCTTCGACCTGGACGACACGCTGATCGACCGGCGGTCGGCGGTCGGCAGTGCCGTCGCCAGCCTCTGCCTTGCACGCGACTACGAGCCAGCCGTCGAGCAGTGGCTGCGCGCCGAGCTGGCCGATCGCGCGAACCCCGCGGACTTCGCCCGACTCAGCACGGTCTTCAGGCTGCAGGAGCCGGCAGAGGAACTCTGGCAGGAGTACGTCGACCTCATGGGCGCCTTCGCCGCATGCCGCCCAACCGTCCTCGAAGGGCTGGCCCAACTTCGCGCAGCAGCATGGACGATCGGCATCGCCACTAACGGCCCCAGCGATATCCAGCGTGCCAAGCTCGCCGCGACCGGAATCACCGAGCTGGTCGAGGGCATCGCGGTCTCCGGCGACATCGACGCCCGGAAACCTGATAGGCGACTCTTTGACCTCGCGGCTACCCGCTGCGGCCGACGACTCTCCGACGGCGGCTGGATGATCGGCGACAATCCAGCCGGTGACATCGAGGGCGGGCGCCGAGCGGGCCTGCGCACTATCTGGATCCGCGGCCGAAGCTGGCCCGACCCGCTCGCAGAGCCGCACCACGCCGTCGACGACGTCACCGACGCCATCGCCATCCTTCTCAACGAACTCCCGGAGTAG
- a CDS encoding DciA family protein gives MSQPPQPSGVDLARVALRAAREAAKKNGARTAKSKPRLTREVRRDGRAPMGLGEAFTALMAERDWEIPAAGAGLCERWAALAPDLAGHIAAVGYDAERGELTLRPDSTAWATKARLQTSRIIANANQSARTEAVRMVRVLPPGLLPSPSAAAEPDLVRTSAPQGTVRTRETASAGYRRALEAHQQVHTQRQADPAIAAAVERQNRVLREANPRAFPDPESNPDGGPDTIEDARAERRRQAAATEAAARRRARAEKAGLTSLFVATEPRRLDLTG, from the coding sequence ATGAGCCAGCCACCCCAGCCCAGCGGCGTGGACCTGGCCCGCGTTGCATTGCGGGCAGCGCGGGAAGCCGCGAAGAAGAACGGCGCCCGGACGGCGAAGAGCAAGCCGCGGTTGACCCGGGAGGTCCGGCGCGACGGCCGCGCCCCCATGGGCCTGGGCGAGGCGTTCACCGCGCTGATGGCCGAGCGCGACTGGGAGATCCCGGCGGCCGGCGCCGGGCTGTGCGAACGCTGGGCGGCCCTCGCCCCCGACCTCGCCGGACACATCGCTGCGGTGGGCTACGACGCGGAGCGCGGAGAGCTGACGCTGCGCCCCGACTCCACTGCCTGGGCAACGAAGGCACGCCTGCAGACGTCGCGGATCATCGCCAACGCCAACCAGTCCGCGCGCACAGAAGCGGTCCGTATGGTCCGCGTGCTGCCACCCGGACTGCTGCCCTCGCCCAGCGCGGCCGCCGAACCGGACCTGGTCAGGACCTCGGCCCCGCAGGGCACGGTTCGAACTCGCGAGACGGCGTCGGCCGGCTACCGCCGTGCACTCGAAGCCCACCAGCAGGTCCACACGCAGCGGCAGGCAGACCCGGCCATCGCCGCCGCGGTGGAGCGGCAGAACAGGGTCCTTCGTGAGGCGAACCCTCGCGCATTCCCCGATCCGGAGTCGAATCCGGACGGCGGGCCGGACACGATCGAGGACGCCCGTGCCGAGCGTCGTCGCCAGGCCGCAGCCACCGAAGCTGCCGCTCGGCGCCGGGCCCGGGCGGAGAAGGCTGGGCTCACCTCGTTGTTCGTGGCCACCGAGCCCAGGCGCCTGGACCTCACTGGATGA
- a CDS encoding phosphotransferase-like protein produces the protein MSRKQGVILYGPPAAGKDTVTAALAELNLRYRQFERLKVGSGKATGYRMGTVDQLRELEAAGDVVYANSRYGNTYVIDRPGLDEAFAAGVPVVHLGQVDGIQALVDRYPADWATVLLWCPREVTAQRSAGRGDSDTTARIAAWEATRKDLDVHPETVWDLTVDTMTSSPEESARAIDELLDQRAGAATA, from the coding sequence ATGAGCCGGAAGCAGGGCGTGATTTTGTACGGCCCGCCGGCTGCGGGCAAGGACACCGTGACGGCGGCGCTCGCCGAGCTGAACCTGCGGTACCGGCAGTTCGAGCGGCTCAAGGTTGGCTCGGGCAAGGCCACGGGCTACCGGATGGGCACGGTGGATCAGCTGCGCGAGCTGGAGGCCGCGGGCGATGTCGTCTACGCGAACTCGCGGTACGGCAACACGTACGTGATCGACCGGCCGGGGCTGGATGAGGCGTTCGCGGCCGGGGTCCCGGTGGTGCATCTCGGGCAAGTCGACGGCATCCAAGCCCTGGTCGACCGCTACCCCGCCGACTGGGCCACGGTGCTTCTGTGGTGCCCGCGCGAGGTTACTGCGCAGCGGTCTGCGGGCCGGGGCGACAGCGACACCACGGCGCGCATCGCGGCGTGGGAAGCGACCCGCAAGGACTTGGACGTGCACCCGGAAACGGTCTGGGACCTGACAGTGGACACGATGACGTCGTCGCCAGAGGAGTCGGCGCGGGCCATCGACGAGCTTCTGGACCAGCGAGCGGGAGCGGCGACGGCATGA
- a CDS encoding DUF5131 family protein → MADRSSIEWTEATWNPTTGCDRVSSGCDNCYALTLAKRLKAMGAAKYQNDGDSRTSGPGFDLTVHPDALDIPYGWKSPRTVFVNSMSDLFHARVPLDFVRRVFEVMADTPQHTYQVLTKRARRLRQVADRLDWPANVWMGVSVETAKELPRVDDLRQVPAAVRFLSCEPLLGPLDGLRLEGIHWVIAGGESGPKHRPMDPAWVTQIRDQCVEENVAFFFKQWGGHTPKAGGRTLEGRTWDEMPHRQMLLPAG, encoded by the coding sequence GTGGCTGACCGGAGTTCCATTGAGTGGACTGAGGCAACCTGGAACCCAACGACCGGATGTGATCGCGTCTCGTCGGGGTGCGATAACTGCTACGCCCTGACTCTGGCGAAGAGGCTCAAGGCGATGGGCGCGGCCAAGTACCAGAACGACGGTGATTCGAGAACGTCCGGGCCGGGCTTCGATCTCACGGTCCACCCCGACGCGCTGGACATCCCCTACGGATGGAAGAGCCCGCGGACCGTGTTCGTGAACTCCATGTCGGACCTCTTCCACGCCCGGGTCCCGCTCGACTTCGTTCGCCGTGTTTTCGAGGTCATGGCCGACACCCCCCAGCACACCTACCAGGTGCTGACCAAGCGTGCCCGCCGCTTGCGGCAGGTCGCCGACCGGCTCGACTGGCCGGCCAACGTGTGGATGGGAGTGTCGGTGGAAACCGCGAAGGAGCTGCCGCGGGTGGACGATCTGCGGCAGGTGCCGGCCGCCGTTCGGTTCCTGTCCTGCGAGCCCCTGCTCGGTCCGCTCGACGGCCTGCGCCTGGAGGGCATCCACTGGGTGATCGCGGGAGGCGAGTCAGGGCCTAAGCACCGGCCCATGGATCCCGCCTGGGTCACGCAGATCCGTGACCAGTGCGTGGAGGAGAACGTGGCGTTCTTCTTCAAACAGTGGGGTGGCCACACGCCAAAGGCAGGAGGCCGGACTCTCGAAGGCCGGACCTGGGACGAAATGCCGCACCGCCAGATGCTGCTTCCGGCCGGCTAG